A single uncultured Methanolobus sp. DNA region contains:
- a CDS encoding carbohydrate kinase family protein, whose translation MDRAITVVGHAAIDLLFDVENIAVHNESHPIIDYNQYYGGGAANIAIAIAILGGNAQLIAAVGGDFASSGYEAELEKHSVDLSLLYRFPEHKSTRAFVFTDREHNQSTYFHWGASIELKELEPPEVDFVHLATSDSTYNARIAKKAKFVSFDPGQDLITYSRENLESILENTNILFTNKHEIQRVCDMTEKSMDDILSMIETVVVTYDASGSKIYNNGTEVTIPVVTVKALDPTGAGDAYRAGFLLAYTRGYPLEVCGKIGSTVASFAVQNIGCQTDLPTWDEMKARYEENFGKLELPA comes from the coding sequence ATGGACCGGGCAATCACTGTTGTAGGACATGCGGCAATAGACCTTCTTTTTGATGTTGAGAACATTGCGGTCCACAATGAATCCCATCCTATTATCGATTATAACCAGTACTATGGTGGCGGAGCTGCCAATATTGCCATAGCTATCGCAATACTTGGCGGAAATGCCCAGCTTATAGCCGCAGTTGGAGGAGATTTTGCTTCATCTGGCTACGAGGCAGAACTTGAGAAGCACAGCGTTGACCTGTCACTTCTTTACAGGTTCCCTGAGCATAAAAGTACAAGAGCCTTTGTGTTCACTGACAGGGAACACAATCAGAGCACATATTTCCACTGGGGAGCATCCATTGAACTGAAAGAACTGGAACCGCCTGAAGTAGATTTCGTACATCTTGCAACATCAGATTCAACATACAACGCAAGGATCGCTAAAAAGGCAAAGTTCGTTTCATTTGATCCGGGACAGGATCTCATAACCTACTCAAGAGAAAACCTTGAAAGCATCCTTGAAAACACCAATATTCTCTTTACAAACAAGCATGAGATCCAGCGTGTCTGTGACATGACCGAAAAATCCATGGATGATATTCTCAGCATGATCGAGACTGTAGTTGTTACTTATGATGCAAGCGGCAGTAAGATATACAACAATGGAACTGAAGTAACAATCCCTGTGGTCACCGTAAAAGCACTTGACCCGACCGGTGCAGGCGACGCTTACAGAGCCGGATTCCTTCTCGCATACACACGCGGCTACCCGCTGGAAGTATGTGGTAAGATCGGTTCCACAGTTGCTTCTTTCGCTGTGCAGAACATCGGGTGCCAGACAGACCTTCCAACATGGGACGAGATGAAGGCACGTTACGAAGAGAATTTCGGTAAACTTGAACTTCCGGCTTAG
- a CDS encoding DUF555 domain-containing protein: MSNYHVTLEAAWLVRDVKSADDAIGVAISEAGKRLNPKLDYVEVDIGTTFCPACEEPISSVFIAANTAIVGLVLEMKVFDAESQEHASRIAKSVIGRALRDVPLAVVDVEEFE; this comes from the coding sequence ATGTCAAATTATCATGTTACACTTGAAGCCGCCTGGTTGGTTAGAGACGTAAAATCCGCAGATGATGCAATAGGTGTTGCAATTTCTGAAGCAGGAAAGCGCCTGAATCCTAAACTGGATTATGTGGAGGTAGACATCGGAACAACCTTCTGTCCTGCATGTGAAGAGCCTATCAGCAGTGTTTTCATTGCCGCTAATACCGCAATTGTCGGTCTTGTTCTTGAAATGAAGGTTTTTGATGCAGAAAGTCAGGAGCACGCATCCAGAATTGCAAAATCGGTCATCGGTCGTGCATTAAGAGATGTTCCTCTTGCTGTTGTCGATGTCGAGGAATTCGAGTAA
- a CDS encoding DUF357 domain-containing protein: MAADLNEKVKRYERLLREALEKAKVAPIPQSHMYTVAGDYRNMASSYYNDGLHFVEIDDPVNALVCFSYGHAWLDAGARLGLFDVDDDVLFTI; this comes from the coding sequence ATGGCTGCAGACCTGAATGAAAAAGTTAAGAGATATGAGCGACTATTAAGGGAAGCTCTGGAAAAGGCTAAAGTTGCCCCGATCCCGCAATCTCATATGTATACAGTGGCCGGAGATTATCGAAATATGGCAAGTTCATACTATAACGATGGTCTTCACTTTGTTGAAATTGATGACCCTGTCAATGCCCTGGTCTGTTTCAGTTACGGACATGCATGGCTTGACGCAGGAGCAAGACTTGGCCTGTTTGACGTCGATGATGACGTGTTGTTTACAATATGA